A region from the Triticum urartu cultivar G1812 chromosome 1, Tu2.1, whole genome shotgun sequence genome encodes:
- the LOC125534483 gene encoding uncharacterized protein LOC125534483, translating into MAGASASSTRKGGIKAYWKHRGYDRLDAAAAQRRPALATAELGAGGGAATATAGRRRGWRVRRRGLGRRLLRALSPRRLLSRLRDAYVSAMLRLASSAAVGYGSAPFCAAPEPFARPRPLKEYDEKVLVEMYRSILARGGVIPLSGDASLVVSPAPLPATATVA; encoded by the coding sequence ATGGCCGGCGCCTCCGCCAGCAGCACCCGCAAGGGCGGCATCAAGGCCTACTGGAAGCACCGCGGGTACGACCGCCTGGACGCGGCCGCGGCGCAGCGCCGCCCGGCCCTCGCCACGGCCGAGCTCGGCGCcgggggcggggcggcgacggcgaccgCGGGCCGTCGGCGCGGGTGGCGCGTGCGGCGCCGCGGCCTCGGGCGGCGCCTTCTGCGCGCGCTCTCGCCGCGGCGGCTGCTCTCGCGGCTCCGGGACGCGTACGTGAGCGCCATGCTCCGGCTCGCGTCCTCCGCCGCCGTGGGCTACGGGAGCGCTCCCTTCTGCGCCGCCCCCGAGCCCTTCGCGCGGCCGCGGCCGCTCAAGGAGTACGACGAGAAGGTGCTGGTGGAGATGTACCGCTCCATCCTGGCCCGCGGCGGCGTCATCCCTCTCTCCGGCGACGCCTCCCTGGTGGTCAGCCCCGCCCCGCTGCCGGCCACGGCCACCGTGGCCTGA